The DNA window TTTATTCTTGTTAATCTCATACTACATAGGAAAGTAACTTTTACCCTTTTATTACCTCACATCTTTCTTGGCCTTCACCTTTCCAAATAACTTTCCTTCTTCTATTAAAACGTAGCCTTCATTCAAACACAAGTTGATGAACGATTGCACATCTCACAAGGAAAATTGCAGCATGACTGAATAAGGAAAATTGCGGTATAAGCACAGTTAATATTACGTTATTAGGAATCGTACAAATGCTCTATGAACTTGACACAAAATGAAATATCCATGAGTAACTAAGATTAAGTAactgaaaaaaagaaaaccaagatgaAGTATTTGACCGTGTGTGGCTAGGTGGTGGTTGTTTTAGTAGACTTGCATTTCCCTTAGGACTAGATTAGAAATGTTTGCAAGATTCTCGTGTCCTTGGTTTCTCATGGAAAGTATATTATTCGTAATTCTTCCGAAAATTGTAAGCTTGTCTACTGAGACAGAGATCGAAACAACAAATACCAGGCACGAAGCAATACACAAATACAGCCCTCTTTTGCTGGTAACATTACACAACGGCTGAGCCATTATTCATACAAAAGGTTTGGTACATCGACAAGACAAGAAGTAGATCTGGCTGCAAATTTCACACTAAAATTCTGCAATTGCAGAGATAGGAGTATACAGAGCTGCGTTCTCCTCCGCCTGCTGCTTCTGCTTCAATTCATGGTAAAACAGGGTATACACCGCAAAAACAAACAGTTTCATCAGGCAATATGGCCAAATCTTCAGAGTACTGATTGCCCCACCAACGAATGCTACTTTCTCAGCCATGGCGAGAGATGCCAAGCAAGCAAAGGTCATATGGATCGCTGCACTGATTAATATCAAAAGCACCATTAGACCAAAACCCTTCAGCTTTTTGCCCTTCATCAGCTCATTGGCTTGGTAGATCGCCTTCAATCCGGAGAAGTTTTCTTCCAGCACGGAAACCACAAGGCTGAGCATCCACAGAGAAAAGACTCCGACATAATAGAGAGCAGCAAAAACCAGCACTGCCAAACTCAGATAATTTGAAACAGAACCTTCAGTCATGACTCCAACAACTCCGACTGTAAAGAACAACAGTGCTGCACTTGCCAAGCTGATGATAACCATCCAAATACTCGTCTTCAAAGGCCTTCTGATTTTTCCCCTCAGACCACACAACATATCTTTTAGGCCCAACTGTTTCGCAGTATGGGCTTCATATGTTGAATGAACAGAAGCTGCAACTGAAAACATCAGAACAACGCACAAGAAAGCCCATTCCACGAATTTGAAAGCGAGGATAAATCGAAGATCTTTGAGAAATGGTTTGTATAAGGCCAGATCAGAATCCGTGAATGAACCATTTTTGGGCAGGAGCTTGGAGTTGGCCACAAAGCTCGATAATACAGGATCTAAAACAAGATGATCGGCAAATTTCATCAGGGAATAGTAGGAAAACATgatgaaggtgataaaaagcaCGAGACTCCCATTTTTTATGGTGATTTTGAAGGCTTCCTTTAGCAAAGAAGGCTGGTATTCTCTCTTGATGTAGAGCACTACTGTATTCAACTTTTTCTCCATCGGTATTCCTTGGGAGAGTTATGGGGATATCAGATGTGTGAAGCTTTTTTATAGAGGGATAATATGATTTTAAAGGATTCAATGTGTGACTATGGTAAAGCCTTCTTAACTAAGGTAAGCCTTTTCTGATCATAAACAAAGATAAGCCTTCTCAGGTATCAGTTACCATAGTTAAAGACTTTGTTCCCATCTAgtatttcttggagaaaaagcTCAGGTCAACGCTGGAATTTCCAGGAGATTTGTCCCACATTAATTTCATGGAAATTGATATGTTTGTCTTTTTTTGGTCCACACGGCAGCGGTTTGCCAAAGGCTGTCCGTTTCAGATTACATAATTAAACAACCTCTTATTTGGAGGCAACTTGACTGGCTGGTAACTTGGCTTACATTTTTCTTTGAACGGAGCTTTCTAGATaataaactaaaagaaattgaaaatacAGTAATTAATATGATAATGACCAAGTCACAGATGATATGATACGCACAAATGACAAAACAGATCTGGGGACGGTTAATCCAAAGATGATTTTCGCGAGTAGACTTGACTCAAGGCCGTGTGTGCAATAACATGTTGAGAATCCTTTTAGGAATCATTTTGAGCAAATGAGTTAGTTTTACGTGTGCGCTTTTGATTGGATATATGTTTGAATTACACATGAGcacgaataaaataaaataaaaaataataataagcaTAGTCAAGAAGACAATTAACATCAAATTCATTGTTGAAAGTCACATAATATTACGATATTGAGTGCTCAAAGCTCGGTAAATTGCTTTTGTTATCGACATATTCACAATTTGAAGATTAGTTGTTTGCACAGAAAAATCTAATAATTGACGGATTCAACGGTATGTTTAGTAACAGTCAAATGCAATTTCTTCTATTCATCTCTTTCTAGAGACGTTCGAATTCTCTGGTCCAATAGATCTGTAAACCTAATCCATATAGACAACGTACACCGCCCTCAACACGGTAAAGTGGCCATTCGAACGAAGGACAGTCTTCTGGTGCCTTGGTAGCATCACTGTTTGAAGATGCAAGATTGCTGAAATAGTAAGAATTTATGGAAGTTCGGCAAGATTATTTGTTTGGATATCACATTATTTGCAAAAAAGTTACTTGTTTACCTCACAAACAcgtttttcaatcaatttttttttcttctcaattAACTTCATACATCACACCATAATAAATGATAGGAGAGATTATAAGTTATTAAACCCAACCCGACAAGAAATTCGGCAAAAGGATTGAGTCAATGGATCACTGGTTGAACCGGTGATcattaatttaatatttataaatataaatagcaattttaatatacataaaatatacaataaagTGCTTTTAGATACTAATAATTGTACTTAGAAAGATATATAATGAATATATAGAAATTATTAgaagatttaatttcattttatcgTACTTTTACATAAATAAACAATATAGTCAagtataaaacaaaattatatcacttgttttaaaaaatatagcattagtttttcattattttacttttagtttaaAAACAAAGTAATTTTCTAGAACTCAAATATTGTCAGTCTAAAATTAAAAGGATTAattgtaaaataaaaaagtaaacaagtttattaaaaaaatatttaattatcaaataaaaattaagcaAGTGGTAAAGTTTTATGCACATTTAAATGAAGATCCAATTTATGAATCTTATTaaaagtgtgtgtgtgtgtatatataaatATAGTTTACAATTGTAAAAAAACTAAATGAATAAACTGCATAAATTGAAAAATTGGATGGATTTTCAGTTGAGCCATTGGGTCAAATGGGTTTATTCGCGTTTGATCAGGTCAATTCTTTGTCCGGTCAAATTAGAGACTCCGTTTGATCTTATACCTGGGTCATCGGACTAACCGGATCAATTGCCCGTTCGAGTTAGGTTTAATAACTACGATTAGAATTTAAGATCTTTAATTTATGAAATCTCAACCTCAACATTAGACTAAAGTCGCCTTGGCCTTATGACAAGATTATGCGTTGAAACTTTTACAAATTATTTTGCTCCATAATTTAAGGTTAAATTCTATTTTGGACTCTTTGTTTTGAAGAAATATTTTTGCCTCGTATTTTCTTGGGTACAGGGTTGGTGATTTTGGTTGCAAAGAATGAGTTCCGAAGATATTATACAAATTCTGCGTATTTTTTAAGAGTCCTCCTTGCCCACATATTTTTACGCGTGACATGTATGGTTACAATCACCTGATTAAGACGTTGGATTAGCGGCATTGACATTTTGAACCAGTAGTGAATGCAGCAGCATTTGTCGTGATGACAGAAAATAGGATCATGCAGCCTGTCGGGAGAGGGAAAGTTTGACCTGATCAAATAGAATTAGTATAAATATCGCACAAGTCACGATATGCACCTTGCACCGGCTTTTTGCAGTTTAACTGACGAATCAATCAACAAACAAATACTAACCACCAGGCCACCGGTAAGCCATTTAGGACTTGACAGGTTGGAGACAAAGGGttcaaataaataataataataaaaagataAATTACTTTTTACTCTTCTGTAATATGATACTTTACTACATATCTCTTGTGaattaaaaatttatatataatctTTTCATGATTTGAGTTAATATGTTACTATTAGTTTTTCCGTTAAAACTATCGCAATtagtaaaaagtcaaaatcaaactacTACATTTACAAATATATCCTTTTATTaactctttttttctctccaaacataaaaaagaagaaattgaaataaaaaatagctAAATAAGAACTAGAAAATACCATTAAAGTTTTGGTTTAAAAACCTATAATGATATATGTAGACAAAAAATATTTGgagttttttgtttcttatttatttgttttatatttctcttccatttttttattttttatttccctttcatctcttttgtatttggtgAAAATTAAGATTTTCTAAACCAAAGTATAAGTTTTCAAAAtcatctcttctcttctcttccaagagagagagagagagagagagagagagagagaatttgtTTTCAAATATTAAAAGTGTGAATTTGTCAAGTTTATTAGTTTGACTTGACTTTGTACTTTTGAC is part of the Coffea eugenioides isolate CCC68of chromosome 6, Ceug_1.0, whole genome shotgun sequence genome and encodes:
- the LOC113773610 gene encoding uncharacterized protein LOC113773610 gives rise to the protein MEKKLNTVVLYIKREYQPSLLKEAFKITIKNGSLVLFITFIMFSYYSLMKFADHLVLDPVLSSFVANSKLLPKNGSFTDSDLALYKPFLKDLRFILAFKFVEWAFLCVVLMFSVAASVHSTYEAHTAKQLGLKDMLCGLRGKIRRPLKTSIWMVIISLASAALLFFTVGVVGVMTEGSVSNYLSLAVLVFAALYYVGVFSLWMLSLVVSVLEENFSGLKAIYQANELMKGKKLKGFGLMVLLILISAAIHMTFACLASLAMAEKVAFVGGAISTLKIWPYCLMKLFVFAVYTLFYHELKQKQQAEENAALYTPISAIAEF